One Fontisphaera persica DNA window includes the following coding sequences:
- a CDS encoding sigma-54-dependent transcriptional regulator: MYRLLLIDDEADVQYSFRRLFEGPEIEVATASSGEEGLRLIPRIKPDLVLMDVRMAGMSGLETLRRLRQTDARLPVIIMTAYGTTQTAIEAMKLGAYDYLLKPFDVPKLKEVVAAALRASQAMRQTVTLETALSAEDVATGMVGRSAAMQEVFKLIGQLAASDATVLITGESGTGKELAARAIYSHSRRAQQPFLAINCAAIPETLLESELFGHEKGAFTGATTQRIGKFEQCHGGTLFLDEIGDMSPATQTKILRVLQSGEFERVGGNQTVKVDVRVIAATNRPLEQAVAEKKFREDLFYRLNVVRLHLPPLRERKEDLPLLVEFFLRKLARASGRPRPGVAPQTLALLTRHDWPGNVRELENVMHRALVVAKGDTLLPEDLPAELRGAAPSQTVTPAALPHAAAPPAPAAPPPAPATGDIAALVQGLFEWARQDPRRRLLPAVERELVLQALRETGGNQVQAARLLGMTRATLRKRIERYGIRRQISVQ; the protein is encoded by the coding sequence ATGTACCGCCTGTTGCTCATAGATGACGAGGCTGATGTGCAGTACTCGTTTCGCCGGTTGTTTGAAGGGCCGGAAATCGAGGTGGCCACCGCCTCCAGCGGCGAGGAAGGCCTGCGCCTCATTCCCCGAATCAAACCCGACCTCGTCCTCATGGACGTGCGCATGGCGGGCATGAGCGGACTGGAAACCCTCCGCCGCCTGCGCCAGACCGATGCCCGCCTGCCGGTCATCATCATGACCGCCTACGGCACCACCCAGACCGCCATCGAAGCGATGAAACTGGGGGCTTACGATTATTTGCTCAAGCCGTTTGACGTCCCCAAACTCAAAGAGGTGGTGGCGGCCGCCCTGCGCGCTTCACAGGCCATGCGGCAAACGGTCACTCTGGAGACCGCACTTTCGGCCGAAGATGTGGCCACCGGCATGGTGGGCCGCAGCGCCGCCATGCAGGAGGTGTTCAAGCTCATCGGCCAACTCGCCGCCTCTGATGCCACCGTGCTCATCACCGGCGAAAGCGGCACCGGCAAAGAGCTGGCCGCCCGCGCCATTTACAGCCACAGCCGGCGCGCCCAGCAGCCGTTTCTGGCCATCAACTGCGCCGCCATCCCGGAAACGCTGCTGGAAAGCGAACTCTTCGGCCATGAAAAAGGCGCCTTCACCGGCGCCACCACCCAGCGCATCGGCAAGTTTGAGCAATGCCACGGCGGCACCCTGTTCCTGGATGAAATCGGCGACATGAGCCCCGCCACCCAAACCAAAATCCTGCGCGTGTTGCAATCCGGCGAGTTTGAGCGCGTGGGCGGCAATCAGACGGTCAAGGTGGATGTGCGCGTCATCGCCGCCACCAACCGCCCGCTCGAGCAAGCCGTGGCGGAAAAAAAGTTCAGGGAAGATTTGTTCTATCGCCTGAATGTGGTGCGGCTGCACCTGCCGCCGCTGCGCGAGCGCAAGGAGGATTTGCCCCTGCTGGTCGAGTTTTTCCTGCGCAAACTGGCCCGCGCTTCCGGCCGCCCGCGGCCGGGCGTCGCGCCGCAAACCCTGGCGCTCCTCACACGGCACGACTGGCCGGGCAACGTGCGTGAGCTGGAAAACGTCATGCACCGCGCCCTGGTGGTTGCCAAGGGCGACACCCTCTTGCCGGAGGACCTGCCCGCCGAATTGCGCGGCGCCGCCCCCTCCCAGACCGTAACCCCCGCCGCCCTGCCCCATGCCGCTGCTCCCCCGGCGCCCGCCGCCCCCCCGCCCGCGCCCGCCACCGGCGACATCGCAGCGCTGGTGCAGGGGCTGTTTGAATGGGCGCGCCAGGACCCCCGGCGCCGCTTGCTGCCGGCCGTGGAGCGCGAGCTGGTGCTGCAGGCCCTGCGCGAAACCGGCGGCAACCAGGTGCAGGCGGCCCGGCTGCTGGGCATGACCAGGGCCACCTTGCGCAAACGGATTGAGCGCTACGGCATCCGCCGGCAAATATCCGTCCAATGA